The Salvelinus sp. IW2-2015 linkage group LG15, ASM291031v2, whole genome shotgun sequence genome includes a region encoding these proteins:
- the LOC139028791 gene encoding uncharacterized protein: protein MKTTEMLEPKETGVLLVRQGSKAIRVRGVRLASQGFLVSEVKLVPKASRVKTERSASREWLERKGQRATGELQAAMGSRDLKDPGAVVDSLVFLVYLESRVLEATLRLGEQKESLGTPGSAGIPASKGDRGFSGLGGEPGQAGPPGTPGPAGKPGQDGSPGPPGDKSFTGKVGMEGPQGPVGMYVSVTCPPPKGVLVGLPAYVSFIYNLQS, encoded by the exons ATGAAGACAACGGAGATGCTGGAACCAAAGGAGACAGG AGTTCTGTTGGTGCGTCAGGGATCCAAGGCCATCAGGGTGAGAGGGGTCAGATTGGCCTCTCAGGGCTTCCTGGTCTCAGAGGTCAAGCTGGTCCCCAAGGCATCCAG GGTGAAGACGGAGAGGTCGGCCTCCAGGGAGTGGTTGGAAAggaagggtcaaag GGCCACAGGGGAGCTCCAGGCCGCAATGGGAAGTCGGGACCTAAAGGACCCAGG GGCCGTGGTGGACAGCCTGGTCTTTTTGGTATACCTAGAATCCCG GGTTTTAGAGGCCACATTGAGACTGGGGGAGCAGAAGGAAAGCCTG GGTACTCCTGGCTCTGCTGGCATTCCTGCATCTAAAGGAGACAGA GGATTCTCAGGCCTGGGGGGAGAGCCAGGACAAGCAGGTCCCCCAGGCACTCCT GGTCCTGCAGGAAAGCCTGGACAAGACGGCAGTCCTGGGCCACCTGGTGATAAG agCTTCACAGGGAAAGTTGGCATGGAGGGTCCCCAAGGGCCAGTGGGCATGTATGTAAGTGTTACTTGTCCACCCCCAAAAGGTGTTCTAGTGGGATTACCAGCCTATGTTTCATTTATCTATAATTTACAATCTTAG
- the LOC111974878 gene encoding acetylcholinesterase collagenic tail peptide-like, with protein MIATFLSVYPKGEPGVRGPVGIPGKSGPPGRQGETGPNGIQGSPGPPGLPRLEGRTGKPGPSGSQRLVGAQGSAGPIGFPGTPGMDGVMGQVGEKGEQEQQGLLGTVGHLDWTDSRVPQEQLVRRGCLGKRGNRVLQVPLESQGPRDSRESQGHRAPRGCRGSLGQGAKRERWEVSATEEILVLKDLRGQMDLVDSLGWRGPRELLGTMGKEE; from the exons ATGATTGCcacctttctgtctgtctacccCAAGGGAGAACCTGGTGTGAGAGGTCCCGTCGGTATCCCTGGGAAGAGTGGACCACCG GGCCGTCAAGGAGAGACTGGACCCAATGGCATACAGGGATCACCC GGTCCTCCAGGCCTCCCAAGGCTGGAGGGCAGGACAGGGAAGCCAGGCCCTTCAGGAAGCCAGAGGCTTGTGGGGGCACAGGGGTCAGCTGGGCCCATCGGGTTTCCA GGCACTCCTGGGATGGATGGTGTGATGGGGCAGGTTGGAGAAAAAGGAGAACA GGAGCAGCAGGGCCTGTTGGGGACAGTGGGCCATCTGGACTGGACGGACAGCAG GGTCCCCCAGGAACAGTTGGTGAGGAGGGGCTGTCTGGGAAAAAGGGGGAACAG GGTGCTCCAGGTCCCTTTGGAAAGCCAGGGCCCAAGGGACTCCAGGGAGAGCCAGGGCCACAGGGCTCCCAGGGGCTGCAGGGGGAGCCTGGGCCAAGGGGCAAAGAG ggagagatgggaggttTCGGCAACAGAGGAGATCCTGGTCCTAAAGGACTTAAG GGGGCAAATGGACCTTGTGGATTCCCTGGGTTGGAGGGGCCCTCGGGAGCTCTTGGGGACAATGGGAAAAGAGGAGTGA
- the LOC139028770 gene encoding uncharacterized protein, translated as MRGGSMESISHGSLPEGNSPISQNSATLQQGNGLVVVADANLSILTLHHTGIGGHDSKYWFTVTALDENITADTDDWPQHGIIDLDSPDPSPSLQRKRPDRKSPSQSGHPDPSGLMEENLLPPAGDVQAEKVILGLKETRVSEGRRTGEVIQASQVLQDSPPSTCGGTPRRTGEVIQASQVLQDSPPSACGGTPRRTGLPSG; from the exons GATCCCTCCCAGAAGGCAACTCTCCTATCTCCCAGAACTCAGCCACCCTACAACAAGGGAATGGGCTTGTGGTAGTTGCTGATGCGAATCTCTCTATCCTTACCTTACACCACACTGGTATAGGTGGCCATGACAGCAAGTACTGGTTTACAGTCACAGCCTTGGATGAGAACATCACCGCAGACACAGATGACTGGCCACAACATGGAATCATCGACCTGGACTCCCCCGACCCCTCGCCCAGTCTCCAGAGGAAACGTCCTGATCGGAAGAGCCCATCCCAGTCTGGCCACCCTGACCCCAGTGGTCTCATGGAGGAGAACCTGTTGCCTCCTGCAGG GGATGTGCAGGCAGAAAAGGTCATCTTGGGTTTGAAGGAGACAAG GGTGTCAGAGggcaggaggacaggagaggtgatACAGGCCTCCCAGGTCCTCCAGGACTCCCCACCCTCTACCTGTGGAGGAACTcccaggaggacaggagaggtgatACAGGCCTCCCAGGTCCTCCAGGACTCCCCACCCTCTGCCTGTGGAGGAACTCCCAGGAGGACAGGACTTCCTTCAGGGTAA